In a single window of the Veillonella sp. genome:
- the rimI gene encoding ribosomal protein S18-alanine N-acetyltransferase, with amino-acid sequence MEIRLATVDDAQAIYDIEQQSFSVPWSLESVLAELEGDDNKLYMVICEGNHIVGYAGAWLVYDEGQITNIAILPSARGKGYGSKLTKELIDECLNRGMHEIFLEVRISNLPALAMYRNLGFTVKGIRKDYYSEPKEDAYIMSLVSEEIE; translated from the coding sequence ATGGAGATTCGGTTAGCTACGGTAGATGATGCTCAAGCCATTTATGATATAGAGCAACAGTCCTTTTCTGTTCCATGGAGCTTGGAATCTGTACTTGCTGAACTTGAAGGGGACGATAATAAGCTATATATGGTTATTTGTGAAGGAAATCATATTGTGGGTTATGCTGGTGCTTGGCTTGTATACGATGAAGGACAAATCACGAATATTGCTATTTTACCTTCCGCCCGTGGTAAGGGATATGGCTCAAAACTTACTAAAGAATTAATAGATGAATGTTTGAATAGAGGGATGCATGAAATCTTCTTGGAGGTACGCATATCTAATTTACCTGCCTTGGCAATGTATAGAAATCTAGGATTTACTGTTAAAGGAATTCGCAAAGATTATTATTCAGAGCCAAAAGAGGATGCTTATATTATGTCTCTCGTTTCAGAGGAAATAGAATGA
- the tsaB gene encoding tRNA (adenosine(37)-N6)-threonylcarbamoyltransferase complex dimerization subunit type 1 TsaB, whose translation MWLGIETSSLVSSVALMDETNLIGELTIQAGLTHSEQLIPHIDMLLRASQVKKNELKGIIVSIGPGSFTGLRIGMGTAKAMAYALQIPLYGVMTMDSLAHNVSYTNRTICTVIDAQKKHVYAGLYRYENNELVCKEEPFVIAVSDLLEKFRETKEEVLFLGDGIKRIEKLLDENDTNLTILDISQRIPKASSLLLAGRDLVIREEICDPMDMVPYYIRRSEAEVLWEERHKDNPDMLNQNPTVVVTEAAGAE comes from the coding sequence ATGTGGTTGGGAATTGAGACAAGTTCGCTCGTATCGAGTGTGGCCTTAATGGATGAAACAAACTTGATTGGTGAACTAACCATTCAAGCGGGATTAACTCATTCTGAGCAGCTAATACCTCACATCGACATGTTGTTGCGAGCCTCACAAGTAAAAAAGAATGAACTAAAAGGTATTATAGTTAGCATTGGTCCTGGTTCATTTACGGGATTGCGTATAGGTATGGGGACTGCAAAAGCTATGGCTTATGCCTTACAAATTCCATTGTACGGTGTGATGACCATGGATAGTTTGGCTCATAATGTTTCATATACAAATAGAACTATCTGTACTGTAATCGATGCTCAGAAAAAGCATGTATATGCAGGTCTATATCGATATGAAAACAATGAGCTAGTATGTAAAGAGGAACCGTTTGTTATTGCGGTTAGTGATTTATTAGAAAAGTTCCGAGAAACTAAGGAAGAGGTCTTATTCTTAGGTGATGGTATCAAGCGTATTGAAAAGCTTTTAGACGAAAACGATACTAATTTGACTATTCTAGATATTTCACAACGCATTCCAAAAGCCAGTTCTTTACTTTTAGCGGGACGCGACTTAGTTATCCGTGAAGAAATATGTGATCCAATGGATATGGTTCCTTATTATATCCGTCGCTCTGAAGCAGAGGTTTTATGGGAGGAACGACATAAGGATAATCCAGACATGTTAAACCAAAATCCTACAGTTGTTGTTACCGAAGCGGCAGGAGCAGAATAA
- the tsaE gene encoding tRNA (adenosine(37)-N6)-threonylcarbamoyltransferase complex ATPase subunit type 1 TsaE encodes MNHKAQVQLETHTVEDTQQFGQLLGKWVKQSGDPLCIALIGDLGTGKTHLSQGIAKGFGVTEEITSPTFAIMNTYDVDRTHLYHFDVYRLDDISELENIGFYEYTEDCVSIVEWADKFSDELPDETLWIYLTRIDDTSRSITLSSDYLTKDDLVDIGGPYVVGN; translated from the coding sequence ATGAATCATAAGGCACAGGTTCAATTAGAGACTCATACAGTTGAAGATACACAACAATTTGGACAATTATTAGGCAAATGGGTCAAACAAAGTGGTGACCCTTTATGTATTGCCTTAATTGGTGATTTGGGGACCGGAAAAACACATCTATCCCAAGGCATTGCGAAAGGGTTTGGCGTTACAGAGGAGATTACTAGCCCTACGTTTGCCATCATGAATACTTACGATGTTGATAGAACACATTTATATCATTTTGATGTATATCGATTAGATGATATAAGTGAATTAGAAAATATTGGCTTTTACGAATATACAGAGGACTGTGTATCCATTGTGGAGTGGGCTGATAAATTTTCTGATGAATTACCAGATGAAACATTATGGATATATCTGACTCGTATTGATGATACAAGCCGATCCATTACGTTAAGTAGTGATTATCTTACAAAAGATGATTTAGTAGATATAGGAGGCCCATATGTGGTTGGGAATTGA
- the thiL gene encoding thiamine-phosphate kinase, with the protein MQLKDVGEFNFIRHIQDNTIHDPSTVITGIGDDCAVYSAKEETDQLISTDTMVEGVHFSFHYMKPYDVGYRLMTANLSDIAAMGGTPRQIVLSVAAPKYVDTAILDEVYRGIKDQCAKYHLNILGGDTVRTEGPMVWTVTIIGDVPKGTAIMRSGAQVGDIVGITNYVGYAATGLGALSYNLDGYHMTKVGHQRPDPQIELGQQLRQLGIHSMNDISDGLGSELNEIASASNVSIVIEEKAIPLHEETYELAKYLQTNPVDYALYGGEDFQLVFTAPKSLLPKLENLAGITIIGEVVSGSAQVQMVTPDKTIKTIEAKGYNHFHES; encoded by the coding sequence ATGCAATTAAAAGATGTAGGGGAATTTAATTTCATTCGCCACATTCAAGATAATACGATACATGATCCAAGTACTGTGATTACAGGAATTGGTGATGATTGTGCTGTATATAGTGCTAAGGAAGAAACAGATCAATTAATTAGTACTGATACGATGGTGGAAGGGGTTCACTTTAGCTTTCACTATATGAAGCCCTATGATGTAGGCTATCGTCTCATGACGGCCAATTTGAGTGATATTGCTGCTATGGGTGGTACTCCTCGTCAAATTGTGCTATCTGTGGCGGCACCTAAATATGTTGATACGGCTATTCTTGATGAAGTTTATAGAGGTATAAAAGATCAATGCGCAAAATATCATCTTAATATACTTGGTGGGGATACGGTGCGTACGGAAGGGCCCATGGTGTGGACTGTAACAATTATTGGTGATGTCCCTAAAGGAACTGCTATTATGCGTAGCGGTGCGCAAGTAGGTGATATTGTGGGTATTACAAATTACGTAGGTTATGCTGCTACAGGTTTGGGCGCCTTATCATATAATTTAGATGGTTATCATATGACCAAGGTTGGTCATCAACGTCCAGATCCACAAATAGAATTGGGCCAACAATTGAGACAATTAGGTATTCATAGTATGAATGATATAAGTGATGGTCTCGGTAGTGAATTAAATGAAATTGCATCGGCTAGCAATGTATCTATTGTCATAGAGGAAAAAGCTATTCCACTACATGAGGAGACTTATGAATTAGCTAAGTATTTGCAGACTAATCCAGTAGATTATGCATTGTATGGTGGCGAGGACTTTCAACTAGTATTTACGGCTCCTAAATCATTGCTTCCTAAATTAGAGAATTTAGCAGGCATTACAATAATTGGTGAAGTTGTATCTGGATCAGCTCAGGTGCAGATGGTAACACCGGATAAAACGATTAAGACCATAGAAGCGAAAGGATATAATCATTTTCATGAATCATAA